A segment of the Microbacterium profundi genome:
CCCGCACCGCCGAAGAACAGCGCGTACAGCGACCAGCCGAACGCGGCCAGCACCCCGACGCTGATCAGAGTGTCCATCGTCGCCGCCCCGTGCCGGGCATTGATCGCCGCGGCGCGGTGGAACGGCCACGCCCCCCACACCACCACCGGCGCGGCCAGGGTGAGCGTGAGCCACTGCCAGTAGGTGAACTGCAGGGCGGGGATCATCGACAGCACCGCGACCGGCACCGCCAGCACCGCCGAGACGATCAGCCGCTGCCGCAGCGACGCCAGCTCATCGTCCCGCGGCGTGGTGATCTGCTCAGCCGGGTCGGGCGGGGCGGGGACGCTCGCCCCGTACCCGGCCTGCTCGACCGCGGCGATCAGCTCCTCCACCGGCACCGGAGCGTCGGAGTGCACGCGGGCCTTCTCGGTGGCGAAGTTGACGGTCGCCTCCACCCCGGGCAGTTTGTTCAGCTTCCGCTCGACCCGCGTCGCGCACGACGCGCAGGTCATCCCGGTGATGTCGAGATCGACGTCCAGCGTGCTCATGATGCTGCGGCGAGGCTGTATCCGGCCTCCTCGACCGCCTCCCGCACCCGCTCCGCGTCCACTGGGGCGGTGCTGGACACGGTCACCGTGGACACGCCGCCGGCGTGCAGGTCGACCTCGACGCCGGAGACCCCGTCGATCGCGGAGACCTCGTCGGTGACGCTGCGCACGCAGTGCGAGCACGTCATGCCCTCCACCAGGAACTGCGCCGACAGATCACCCGACGCTGGTTGCGCCGTCGCCGGAGCGGTGGTGTTGGCCGTGGCGGCGTGGGAGGTGGGGGCGCAACAGGCGCAGCCACCGCCATTCGTCGCCTGCAGGCCGAGGTCCTGGAATCCTTGTCCGGTCATGTTGTGCTCCTTTCGTGAGCGTGTCGATGCGTGTGGTGTGAACGTTCTAGGAGCGGACCAGCCGCGCGATCGCGGCGTTCGCCTCGCGGAGCTTCTCCTCCGCGACCGGGCCGCCCTGCGCGGTCGCCTGCGCGACGCAATGCCCGAGATGGTCCTCCAGCAGCGTCAGCGCGACCGACTCCAGCGCCTTCGTCGCCGCCGAGACCTGGGTCAGGATGTCGATGCAGTACACGTCCTCGTCGACCATCCGCGCGATCCCGCGCACCTGCCCCTCCGCCCGACGCAACCGCGCCAGCAGCGCCTGCTTGTCATCCACGTATCCGTGTGCCATCTCAGCCACCTCCGACGTCGATCGTATACCCTCTAGCGGTATAAGGTACTTCGTGAAGAGGATATTCCCGGAGCGGGCAGAGCGAAAGGGCGAACGTGACCAACTGGTACGTCATCACCGGCGGGCCCAGCTCGGGCAAGACCACCACCGTGAACCTGCTGCGGGACCGCGGCTACACCACCACCATCGAGCATGCCCGGCACTATCTCGACCTGCAGCGCATCGCCGGCCGCACCGTCGAGGAGGTCCGGGCGAAGCAGCGGCAGTTCCAGCGCGGCGTCCTGGACATGCAGCTCGCGGAGGAAGCTGCCCTCGACCCGGACGCCACCGTGTTCCTCGACCGGGCCGTCCCCGACTCCCTCGCCTACTACCGCTTCCTCGATCTCGAGCCCGACCCCGCCCTGCTCACCGCGCTCGAGCACGTCGACTA
Coding sequences within it:
- a CDS encoding AAA family ATPase, yielding MTNWYVITGGPSSGKTTTVNLLRDRGYTTTIEHARHYLDLQRIAGRTVEEVRAKQRQFQRGVLDMQLAEEAALDPDATVFLDRAVPDSLAYYRFLDLEPDPALLTALEHVDYRTTFILDLLPLAADYARTEDTAAQQRIHELLTQVYEALPLPVVRVPVLSADERVQFILDRL
- a CDS encoding metal-sensitive transcriptional regulator; amino-acid sequence: MAHGYVDDKQALLARLRRAEGQVRGIARMVDEDVYCIDILTQVSAATKALESVALTLLEDHLGHCVAQATAQGGPVAEEKLREANAAIARLVRS
- a CDS encoding heavy-metal-associated domain-containing protein, with amino-acid sequence MTGQGFQDLGLQATNGGGCACCAPTSHAATANTTAPATAQPASGDLSAQFLVEGMTCSHCVRSVTDEVSAIDGVSGVEVDLHAGGVSTVTVSSTAPVDAERVREAVEEAGYSLAAAS